ATTTACGGCGCAAGATTGGATAATCGATAACTTTTACTTTAGCTCCAACCTCTTTCAATGCATCCACTAAGACACCATCGTTAGGCAAGATAACATGAGCCTCAAAGGCATCTTTATCCAAACCCTTAATAAGCTCCAACAAAACCTTGTCAGCACCATACATTTCGGCACCAGCGTGAAGATATAAAATTTTCTGCATTTCTATCCTTTAAATACTTTCTCGTAGTCTATAACAATTTTTTCCCAAGTAAAGGCTTCTGCGATACGATTACTTGATTTTTGGTTGAGGTCTGCGATAGTTTCTTCATCCAATCGCTCAGCTTGATCAATGACACTTGCCAATTGTTCTTTCTTCCAATAGAGAGCACCATCTTCACCGACTTCACGGTTAAAGCCAACATCCAACAAGAGATTGAGCTTAGTTGACTCAAGTGCCTCAAGAAGTGATGGATTGGTTCCACCAACCTCATGACCATGGAAATAAGCAAAGGCATTCTCACGAATGTACTTGAGCAATTCTTGGTCATAAACAGTTCCGACAAACTTCACACGAAGATCCTTGTCAAAACCAGTTTCCTGACGCAACTTGTCGTAGAACTTGTTTTCTTCAACATTGGTAACGAGAACAAAGTCCTTGTCAGAGTTAGACGCCATAAAGCCACGAATCATAGCCTCATAGTTATTTTCAGGCACGAAGCGTCCTACAACAAGGTAATAATTGTTTTCAAAGACCCCCTTTTCGAAGTACCATGTGCGTACCTTATCATCAACCTTAGTCAATCGAGATTTAGTTGTGTCAGTTCCATAGGCGATATAGGTTGTTTGAGGACGATACTTCGCATAATCCTTTTGAATATAAGATTCAATGTTTTTACTATCACAAATCAAGAGATCTGCATGTTTAACCATGAGTTGCTCTGAAATTTTCCAATACTTACGAACCGGAAGACTCCACTTTGCACGAAGCCATTCATGACCATCCGGGTTAACCATAAGGGTACCACCGATAGCCTTGATTTTCTTTTTAATACCTGAGATAAATGGACCAATTCGACAGGCCAAAACATAAAAAATCGGTGCTTGGTCATTATTTTCCTTAGCAATCTCAATGGCCTTATTAAGAGCTGCGATGTCATAAGCGATGGCACGTGCAGGCCCGATATTTGGGACGTCAATATTGTAGCATTTAGCACCGTTATGTTCGAAAGTATCTGCTGTAATTCCTGATTTAGCAGAATTTTCACGCATACAAGCTACATAATATTGGATATCTTTGTCTTGTTGGAACTCTGTCAACTTCTCAACAAAGGTCTCAAATCCACCATATTTTGCTGGAATTCCCTTAGAACCAACGATATAAACTGTTTTTGTCATTTAATCACCATTAAAAGAAATGGAGAAAGCCATCACTTTGCTCCATCCTTCATTACTACTACTTTAATTGTTTTCAATAAGATTTTGATATCGCGCCAGATTGTCCATCCGTCCATATAAGCAACGTCTAGTTTTACAACTTCATCAAAATCAGTAATTTCACTTCGACCGCTTACTTGCCAAAGACCAGTAATACCTGGTTTAAAGCTGAGGCGACGTTTTTGTTCCGGTGTATAAGATTCGTACTCATCCAATGTTGGTGGACGTGTTCCTACCAAGCTCATATCACCTTTTAGAACATTCCAAAATTGTGGAAGTTCATCAAGACTCGTTTTACGAATGAAATGTCCAATTTTGGTAATACGTGGATCATTTTCCATCTTAAACATACCACCAGACATTTGATTCTGTGCCATCAAATTCTTCTTAATTTCTTCCGCATCAACACGCATAGAACGGAATTTATAAAACTTGAAGATACGTCCATTTTCTCCCACACGATCTTGAGCAAAAATAGCTGGCCCTCCATCTTTACGAATAAGAGGATAAAGGAAGATTCCAACAATACCACAGAGCACCAAACCAACTAGAGCTCCACAGATATCGAGGAAGCGTTTCGCCAAAATATCTCCATAGCTATAAAAATGCGTAGAAAACGTAACAACTTTGAAAGGACCCAATTGTTGAATACGTTTTTCACCCTGACTCATAAATTCAAGGGCATTCAAATTAATGGATACTGGGATTCCCATAAGTTCAAATGGTGACGCATAATCCCAAATCTTGTACTGCTCACTTGGCAGATTAATCAAAACTTGGTCTACTACTGAGTGTGTCGCATATTCAATCAAATTTTCAGGTTTAACACTCTTGATAAATGGATCAGTGAAATAAGGATTATCCAAGACACAAACGGCTGTAATCCTACCATCCATATTGTCTTTCATACGAGACAAAACATTTTCAAGACGTGCCTGATCAGAAATCAAGAGAATATTCTTGTTACTTTTACGACGTGTATAAATAGATGAGCGGAAATACTTAAGAACTGTATTTGTAAAGTATAAGAGAACACCTGAAATTAGGGTGACGTAAAGAAGTCCGCGACGTGAGATTGAAAAACTTCCATCTGCAAAAAATGAGAGGAAAGTTGCAATTAGAGCAAATATGAAACAATATTTGACAGTTGCAATGAGTTCATCCAAGTAGCCTCTATACTTAAGATTTTCATAATAACTACTGATATAGTAAGACACTACATGTACGACACCTAAAAGGACAATGCTTCCTTGGGTAATCTCTGTATAAGGTAGTTTACTAGCTACCATGGCTGCGAAAACAACCACAACCAACTGTATAATACCAATTTCAATGCGACGAATTTCTTGTTTTTCTTTCACTCTAAACCCCTTTTTAATCTGTTAAGGTATAAGGAGCCGCATCATCCCCATTAATGCTATCCTTTTCTACGACGATGTGCTCTTGAATGACCTTCTTTTTGGTCAGATTTTTTTCCATACTCGCCATATGATCCGTAAGAACCATACGATCCATATTTATCAACTGTCATGTCAACTTTATTAAGGACGACCCCTAAGAACTGAGAACCACTTTGTTCCAATTGTTCAACGGCCTTAGTTACGAAACGACGTTTAATTTTTCCAGCTGCTGTAACCAAAAGACTGGCATCAGCCTGATGGGCAATAATAACAGCATCAATGACCAAACCAACTGGTGGTGTATCGATGATGACATAATCATAACGACTACGAGCAACTTCCATCAAATGTCTAAAATTGTCATTTTGCAAAAGACTTGTTGGATTAGGTGGAACAGGACCAGATGCAATAACATCCAAACCAGAAATATTAGTTTGGCAAATCGTTTCATTTAGATCGGCATTTCCTGAAAGAAAATTTGAAAGACCTTTATAAGGCTCATTTGATTTAAATGTACCTGAAAAAACAGAATTACGAGTATCAGAATCAATCAGAAGTGTTCGGAGCCCAACACTAGCAAATGAAATCGCCAAGTTAAGAGATGTCGTTGATTTTCCTTCACCAGCTTCAACAGAGCTAATCGCAATCACTTTAATCTGAGCACCAGAAAATTGAATATTTGTGCGAATGGCATTGTAATACTCTTCTGTTTGTTTGGCAAAGTTTACTTTAGATTTTACTAACTTTAATAAAGGCATTTCTTCTCCTTAAATCTTATCTTTATCAGGGACAATTCCAAGAAGTGTCATTCCAAGGGCATCTTCCACATCTTCTGGACGGCGAACACGATCATCTAGGATTTCACGTACCAATACACCAACCACTGCAAGGAATCCTCCAAGCACTGCCCCAAGAAGCACATTACGTTTGATATTTGGTGAAGATGGTGACTCTGGCAATTTAGCTTCTTCGAGCGTTGTGACATCTTCAACTTTTGTCACGTTCTTGATTTTTTCTGAAGCAACTTCACGAACCTTATTAGCAAGCACTTGAGCATCTTGACCAGTTTTGGCTTTTACTGAGATTGAAATAAGACGAGTATCTGTAGGAATATTAACTGAAACCATTTTAGACAGTTCTGTCTCACTCAAATTCAACTTTTCATCTTTAATAACTTCTGATAATACATCATTTGATGTAATAATCTCTTTATAGTCATTTGCCAAATAGGTACCAGCTTGCAAATCTTGAGCAGAAAGATTATTATTATCTGTTGCCTGATTAACAACATAGATACGCGTTGTTGATGTATATGTTGGTTGGATAAAGAAATAAGTACCTAAGAAACTGAAAACAGCGAAATAAAAAGCTGTGAAAAGAATCAAAAGCTTCTTCGTCCAAAGTTTATGTAGCAATGCTAGTACGTCGATTTCAACACTTTTAGTGTTATCTTGATTCATAATATCTCCTATAAATATTTATTTTCTAGTAATGTTTTGGGATTTTCAATAAAAAGATTCTTAGCACGTTTGGGGCCGTAGTTCTTTTTAACAATTTCATAAGCATCTTTCATAAATGGTGGTCTCGGCCCAAGATTATGCATGTCGCTAGCAACCATATGAACCAAATTTTTCTCCAAAAAATAACGAACACGTTTTTTTCTTACTTTATCT
This region of Streptococcus thermophilus genomic DNA includes:
- a CDS encoding capsular polysaccharide biosynthesis protein — translated: MNQDNTKSVEIDVLALLHKLWTKKLLILFTAFYFAVFSFLGTYFFIQPTYTSTTRIYVVNQATDNNNLSAQDLQAGTYLANDYKEIITSNDVLSEVIKDEKLNLSETELSKMVSVNIPTDTRLISISVKAKTGQDAQVLANKVREVASEKIKNVTKVEDVTTLEEAKLPESPSSPNIKRNVLLGAVLGGFLAVVGVLVREILDDRVRRPEDVEDALGMTLLGIVPDKDKI
- a CDS encoding tyrosine-protein kinase gives rise to the protein MPLLKLVKSKVNFAKQTEEYYNAIRTNIQFSGAQIKVIAISSVEAGEGKSTTSLNLAISFASVGLRTLLIDSDTRNSVFSGTFKSNEPYKGLSNFLSGNADLNETICQTNISGLDVIASGPVPPNPTSLLQNDNFRHLMEVARSRYDYVIIDTPPVGLVIDAVIIAHQADASLLVTAAGKIKRRFVTKAVEQLEQSGSQFLGVVLNKVDMTVDKYGSYGSYGSYGEYGKKSDQKEGHSRAHRRRKG
- the cps2T gene encoding beta 1-4 rhamnosyltransferase Cps2T; translated protein: MTKTVYIVGSKGIPAKYGGFETFVEKLTEFQQDKDIQYYVACMRENSAKSGITADTFEHNGAKCYNIDVPNIGPARAIAYDIAALNKAIEIAKENNDQAPIFYVLACRIGPFISGIKKKIKAIGGTLMVNPDGHEWLRAKWSLPVRKYWKISEQLMVKHADLLICDSKNIESYIQKDYAKYRPQTTYIAYGTDTTKSRLTKVDDKVRTWYFEKGVFENNYYLVVGRFVPENNYEAMIRGFMASNSDKDFVLVTNVEENKFYDKLRQETGFDKDLRVKFVGTVYDQELLKYIRENAFAYFHGHEVGGTNPSLLEALESTKLNLLLDVGFNREVGEDGALYWKKEQLASVIDQAERLDEETIADLNQKSSNRIAEAFTWEKIVIDYEKVFKG
- a CDS encoding sugar transferase, which translates into the protein MKEKQEIRRIEIGIIQLVVVVFAAMVASKLPYTEITQGSIVLLGVVHVVSYYISSYYENLKYRGYLDELIATVKYCFIFALIATFLSFFADGSFSISRRGLLYVTLISGVLLYFTNTVLKYFRSSIYTRRKSNKNILLISDQARLENVLSRMKDNMDGRITAVCVLDNPYFTDPFIKSVKPENLIEYATHSVVDQVLINLPSEQYKIWDYASPFELMGIPVSINLNALEFMSQGEKRIQQLGPFKVVTFSTHFYSYGDILAKRFLDICGALVGLVLCGIVGIFLYPLIRKDGGPAIFAQDRVGENGRIFKFYKFRSMRVDAEEIKKNLMAQNQMSGGMFKMENDPRITKIGHFIRKTSLDELPQFWNVLKGDMSLVGTRPPTLDEYESYTPEQKRRLSFKPGITGLWQVSGRSEITDFDEVVKLDVAYMDGWTIWRDIKILLKTIKVVVMKDGAK